In one window of Episyrphus balteatus chromosome 3, idEpiBalt1.1, whole genome shotgun sequence DNA:
- the LOC129916921 gene encoding uncharacterized protein LOC129916921 — MTDFKSNHEFEKELMKWNNRFIKIKETFYPHFGRTIVTEKFYSKHDSLKSSDAKKSNVHGYMDEIGKRQVSGPKQIYDKPATENQMYGWLADKAFVYEDEDDIELFCRGRKIDPNIKVQMEINVGIQRDRNYNMLI, encoded by the coding sequence atgactgattttaaatccaatcacgAATTTGAAAAGGAATTGATGAAATGGAACAAtcgttttataaaaatcaaagaaacttTTTATCCACATTTTGGCAGGACAATTGTAACTGAAAAATTCTATTCCAAACATGATTCATTGAAAAGTAGcgatgcaaaaaaatctaacgTTCATGGTTATATGGATGAAATTGGTAAACGGCAAGTTTCAGGACCAAAGCAAATTTATGATAAACCAGCTACGGAAAATCAAATGTATGGATGGCTTGCTGATAAAGCATTTGTGTATGAAGATGAAGACGATATTGAATTGTTTTGTAGAGGAAGAAAAATCGATCCaaatattaaagttcaaatGGAAATTAATGTGGGAATACAAAGAGATCGTAATTACAATATGCTGATATAG